A genomic window from Sulfurospirillum multivorans DSM 12446 includes:
- a CDS encoding fumarate reductase flavoprotein subunit codes for MNVKYCDALVIGGGLAGLRAAVATQSRGLSTTVLSLCPVKRSHSAAAQGGMQASLGNSKMSRGDNEDVHFADTVKGSDWGCDQEVARMFVTVAPKAIRELAGWGVPWTRIAKGSREAIINAEKTTIVEDEEVHGYIHSRDFGGTKKWRTCYTADATGHTMLFGVANEALKHNVNIEDRKEAIALIHENNRCYGAIVRDLVTGELWAYVAKGTLIATGGYGRLYKQTTNAVICDGIGAAIALETGVATLGNMEAVQFHPTPIVPSGILLTEGCRGDGGLLRDVDGHRFMPDYEPEKKELASRDVVSRRMMEHIRKGKGVKSPYGEHLWLDISILGRAHIERNLRDVQEICQIFNGIDPADEGPKGWAPVLPMQHYSMGGIRTKPTGESPTLSGLFSAGEAACWDMHGFNRLGGNSVSETVVAGMIVGDYFADFCLANEVNINTATIEKTLKKQKDFIDHLLTNKGKHNIFEIKNRMRDIMWEKVAIFRDGKGLAEAVNELEELLKKSHDVNVKSKTASANPELEEAYRVPMMLKLALCVAMGARERTESRGAHYREDFLKRDDANWLKRTLTSWSEGATLPTVSYEDLDIMKMEIPPAFRGYGAKGMIIENELSLKRQEEVDKLREEMEAAGKDRHVIQDALMPFTLQPYYKAKNERFGDAK; via the coding sequence ATGAACGTAAAATATTGTGATGCACTGGTAATCGGTGGTGGTTTAGCAGGTCTTAGAGCGGCGGTTGCTACGCAATCTCGTGGTCTTAGTACAACAGTTTTAAGTCTTTGTCCAGTTAAGAGATCTCACTCTGCTGCGGCACAAGGTGGTATGCAAGCAAGTCTTGGTAACTCAAAAATGAGCCGTGGCGACAACGAAGATGTCCACTTTGCCGATACCGTCAAAGGTAGCGACTGGGGATGTGATCAAGAAGTTGCACGTATGTTCGTAACCGTTGCTCCTAAAGCGATCCGCGAATTAGCGGGCTGGGGCGTGCCTTGGACGAGAATTGCAAAAGGTAGCAGAGAAGCGATCATCAATGCTGAGAAAACAACAATCGTTGAAGACGAAGAAGTTCACGGGTACATTCACTCACGTGACTTTGGTGGTACTAAAAAATGGAGAACCTGTTATACAGCAGATGCAACAGGACATACCATGCTTTTTGGTGTTGCCAATGAAGCATTAAAACATAACGTCAACATTGAAGATAGAAAAGAAGCGATTGCTTTAATTCATGAAAACAACCGTTGTTACGGTGCGATTGTAAGAGATTTAGTGACAGGTGAGCTTTGGGCTTACGTTGCTAAAGGTACTTTGATAGCAACAGGCGGGTACGGAAGACTTTACAAACAAACAACCAATGCGGTTATTTGTGATGGTATCGGTGCTGCAATTGCACTTGAGACAGGTGTTGCGACACTTGGAAATATGGAAGCGGTACAATTTCACCCAACCCCAATCGTTCCTTCAGGTATCCTTTTAACAGAGGGTTGTAGAGGTGATGGTGGTCTATTACGTGACGTTGATGGTCATCGATTTATGCCAGACTACGAGCCAGAGAAAAAAGAACTTGCAAGTCGTGACGTTGTAAGTCGTCGTATGATGGAACACATCCGTAAAGGTAAAGGTGTTAAATCTCCGTATGGCGAGCACTTGTGGTTAGATATTTCGATCCTTGGTCGTGCACACATTGAGAGAAACCTAAGAGATGTACAAGAAATTTGTCAAATCTTTAACGGTATCGATCCTGCGGATGAAGGTCCAAAAGGTTGGGCACCTGTTCTTCCAATGCAACACTACTCAATGGGTGGTATCAGAACCAAACCAACGGGTGAGTCTCCAACGCTTTCAGGTCTCTTTTCCGCAGGTGAAGCAGCATGTTGGGATATGCACGGATTTAACCGTCTTGGTGGTAACTCAGTCAGTGAAACCGTTGTTGCAGGTATGATTGTTGGTGATTATTTTGCAGATTTTTGTTTGGCAAATGAAGTCAATATCAACACAGCAACAATTGAAAAAACATTGAAAAAACAAAAAGATTTCATCGACCATTTGTTAACCAACAAAGGTAAACACAACATCTTTGAAATCAAAAACAGAATGAGAGATATTATGTGGGAAAAAGTTGCGATTTTCCGTGATGGCAAAGGTCTTGCTGAAGCGGTTAATGAACTTGAAGAATTGCTCAAAAAATCTCATGATGTTAACGTTAAATCTAAAACAGCTTCTGCTAACCCAGAGCTTGAAGAGGCGTACCGAGTGCCTATGATGCTTAAACTCGCATTGTGTGTTGCTATGGGCGCACGTGAGCGAACAGAGAGTCGTGGCGCGCACTACAGAGAAGACTTCTTGAAACGTGATGATGCAAACTGGTTGAAACGAACCCTTACATCATGGTCTGAGGGTGCTACACTTCCAACGGTTAGCTATGAAGATTTAGACATTATGAAAATGGAAATTCCACCAGCGTTCCGCGGATACGGTGCAAAAGGTATGATTATTGAAAATGAACTCAGCCTTAAACGCCAAGAAGAAGTGGACAAACTTCGTGAAGAGATGGAAGCAGCAGGCAAAGACAGACATGTGATTCAAGATGCGCTTATGCCATTTACGCTTCAACCATACTATAAAGCTAAAAATGAGAGATTTGGAGATGCAAAATGA
- a CDS encoding fumarate reductase iron-sulfur subunit, translating into MSRTITIRAMKYNPQSKLSKAHFAEYKLEETDGMTLFIALTKIRETMDADLSFDFVCRAGICGSCGMMVNGKPALACRTLTKNFPGGVIQLMPMPAFKLLKDLSVDTGNWMNDMSRRVESWIHTNHKPDISKLEAPMEPKLADETFELDRCIECGICVAACGTKLMRPNFIGAVGLNRVARFAMDPHDERTDEDFYELVGDDDGVFGCMSLVACEDNCPKHLPLQSKIAYMRRKLVALK; encoded by the coding sequence ATGAGTAGAACTATTACCATAAGGGCTATGAAATATAACCCACAATCAAAACTTTCTAAAGCGCACTTTGCAGAGTACAAACTAGAAGAAACTGATGGTATGACTCTGTTTATTGCATTGACTAAAATTCGTGAGACAATGGACGCCGATCTTTCGTTTGACTTTGTATGCCGTGCTGGTATCTGCGGAAGTTGTGGAATGATGGTCAATGGTAAACCTGCGCTTGCATGTCGAACATTGACAAAAAATTTCCCAGGTGGTGTGATTCAATTGATGCCTATGCCTGCATTTAAGTTACTCAAAGATCTTTCCGTTGATACAGGTAACTGGATGAACGATATGAGTAGACGTGTTGAGAGTTGGATTCACACGAACCACAAACCAGACATCTCTAAACTTGAAGCACCGATGGAGCCAAAACTCGCGGATGAGACCTTTGAGCTTGATCGTTGTATCGAATGTGGTATTTGTGTTGCAGCGTGCGGTACAAAATTGATGAGACCAAACTTTATTGGTGCCGTTGGTTTGAACCGTGTTGCGCGTTTTGCAATGGATCCACACGATGAGAGAACCGATGAAGACTTCTATGAGCTTGTCGGTGATGATGATGGTGTTTTTGGATGTATGAGTCTCGTTGCGTGCGAAGACAACTGCCCAAAACATTTACCACTTCAATCAAAAATCGCTTATATGAGAAGAAAACTCGTCGCTCTCAAATAA
- a CDS encoding dynamin family protein, producing the protein MHVINDFFLLIWSERLNQQAVFDEKHKRELDQILSTTFDIFCDSAAILLIISPHNFANMARLEEPKTVLKTLFQHTTFSKETIQYAQSQLLGYLIDLGNVQIYHAILKRLELLKKEGIISYDALRSLGSILSLIEEKKIEVTALHVKRATPQENYYKTALYRLFVAIENLKGAVELPRLQERLHLIPERLENQRFSIGITGVMNAGKSTMLNALLGQEVLGTSVVPETANLTLIKYAKEPYAVVNFWNAKEWSKIEEGAKSLKSLEAFVKESRAHFGETFNALVTPKGESASIPVESLALYTSAKHSDKKCNLVKSVELYTDLKFVQDGVQIVDTPGLDDPVIQREEITLEYLSECDLMIHLMNAAQAATQKDIDFIIDALLYRNVAQLLIVITRIDAIAEKELQEVIAYTKRSIEARLKEQNKGAKLDEVIAKIVFIPIAGKLALMHKLGQAKEALALGYDIERTGLPLVEAYLEDVLFGSNSQKANLIISSNRKEIESIIIESMASFEQERHYLTISHEEIEQAYAKHQEEKTVMAHFLEQIKTSVAQSKEEMEHYFGTLQKFANNQLDKLSYVVKRRISDDVSYEFSKNKKAPKEERIGSMIETAMKDGLVDLVRDYRYEFQKKMQSSLEYMDAKYGEFKSDTSAHHFDARAFCEEHLGSLLIFKNSTIVITGANDAIKKYGKNDLNMLSTALDAILATEFLHVKEMLEEKLHKINEELLSSFVSLCEAPARLIEERFSAEEALLEKAMRQMKDATLNREARSLEIEEKVRVMGIVLNDLSATKESK; encoded by the coding sequence ATGCATGTAATCAATGATTTTTTCTTACTTATTTGGAGTGAGAGGTTAAACCAGCAGGCTGTTTTCGATGAAAAACATAAACGAGAGCTTGATCAGATCCTCTCAACCACTTTCGATATTTTTTGCGATAGCGCTGCTATCTTGCTTATCATCAGCCCCCACAATTTTGCCAATATGGCACGCCTTGAAGAACCTAAAACTGTTTTAAAAACCCTGTTTCAACACACAACGTTTAGCAAAGAAACGATTCAATACGCTCAAAGTCAACTGCTCGGATATTTGATAGATCTGGGCAATGTCCAGATCTATCATGCCATTTTGAAACGCTTAGAGCTTTTAAAAAAAGAGGGGATTATCTCCTACGATGCCTTGCGTTCTTTGGGCAGTATACTCTCCCTTATTGAAGAAAAAAAGATCGAAGTCACCGCTTTACATGTAAAGCGTGCAACACCCCAAGAAAACTACTACAAAACAGCGCTCTATAGGCTTTTTGTCGCCATTGAAAACCTTAAAGGTGCGGTTGAGCTTCCAAGGCTTCAAGAGCGTTTACATCTCATCCCTGAACGCCTTGAAAATCAACGCTTTTCCATCGGAATTACGGGCGTTATGAACGCTGGAAAATCCACGATGCTCAACGCGCTTTTGGGGCAAGAGGTTCTAGGCACTTCTGTTGTTCCCGAAACCGCCAATCTAACCTTGATCAAATACGCCAAAGAGCCTTATGCCGTTGTGAACTTTTGGAATGCCAAAGAGTGGAGCAAGATCGAAGAGGGCGCCAAAAGTCTTAAAAGTTTAGAGGCGTTTGTCAAAGAAAGCAGGGCGCATTTTGGTGAAACATTTAACGCACTCGTGACGCCAAAAGGGGAGAGTGCGTCCATCCCTGTGGAAAGTTTAGCGCTGTATACTTCCGCCAAACACTCCGATAAAAAATGCAATCTTGTCAAAAGTGTCGAACTCTACACCGATCTTAAATTTGTCCAAGATGGCGTCCAAATCGTTGATACTCCAGGACTTGATGATCCTGTGATTCAGCGCGAAGAGATTACTCTAGAATACCTAAGCGAATGCGATCTAATGATTCATCTTATGAACGCGGCGCAAGCGGCAACGCAAAAAGATATTGATTTTATCATTGATGCACTCTTATACCGCAATGTGGCGCAGTTACTCATCGTCATTACGCGCATTGACGCGATTGCCGAAAAAGAGCTTCAAGAGGTTATCGCATATACCAAACGCAGCATCGAAGCACGTTTGAAAGAGCAAAACAAGGGCGCGAAACTGGATGAAGTGATCGCTAAAATTGTCTTTATTCCGATTGCAGGAAAACTTGCGTTGATGCATAAATTGGGTCAAGCAAAAGAAGCACTTGCGCTTGGTTATGACATTGAGCGCACAGGGTTACCTCTGGTTGAGGCGTACCTTGAGGATGTTCTGTTTGGAAGTAACAGCCAAAAAGCCAATCTGATCATCTCTTCCAATCGCAAAGAGATCGAGTCGATCATCATTGAATCGATGGCATCGTTTGAGCAAGAACGTCACTACTTAACCATTTCGCACGAAGAGATCGAGCAAGCGTATGCCAAACACCAAGAAGAAAAAACGGTGATGGCACACTTTTTAGAGCAGATCAAAACCAGTGTGGCGCAAAGCAAAGAGGAGATGGAGCACTACTTTGGCACCCTTCAAAAATTTGCAAACAATCAGCTCGATAAATTGAGCTATGTGGTGAAACGTCGCATCAGCGATGATGTCAGCTATGAGTTTAGTAAAAACAAAAAAGCGCCCAAAGAGGAGCGTATTGGCTCGATGATCGAGACGGCGATGAAAGATGGTTTGGTCGATTTGGTGCGGGATTATCGCTACGAGTTTCAAAAAAAGATGCAAAGTTCCTTAGAGTACATGGACGCGAAATACGGCGAATTTAAAAGCGACACATCGGCGCATCATTTTGATGCGAGAGCGTTTTGTGAAGAGCATTTGGGTTCACTCTTGATCTTTAAAAACAGCACGATTGTTATCACAGGAGCCAATGATGCGATCAAAAAATACGGCAAAAATGATCTTAATATGCTTTCAACCGCACTCGATGCGATTTTAGCAACCGAGTTTTTACATGTAAAAGAGATGCTAGAAGAGAAACTGCACAAAATCAATGAAGAGTTGTTAAGCTCCTTTGTAAGTCTCTGCGAAGCACCAGCGCGTTTGATAGAGGAGCGTTTTAGTGCTGAAGAAGCACTGTTAGAAAAAGCAATGCGTCAGATGAAAGATGCAACGCTTAATCGTGAAGCGCGCAGTTTAGAGATAGAAGAAAAAGTGCGTGTAATGGGCATTGTGTTAAATGATTTGAGCGCGACTAAGGAGTCAAAATGA
- a CDS encoding dynamin family protein has protein sequence MSLIESFVTSYKEHFLKVIPQFDATLLGALKKVQYVLLGEEQLPSIQLKKALDRLQMRSEEPMKVAITGQFSSGKSTFLNALLAKSILPTGITPVTSKVNYIRYGEEFKIRVRYKDGRDEYHDINTIAHFTDQREHVEDIAYLVLYAPLNILKDVVFVDTPGLNSQAASDTQTTEKVLKEVDGIIWLTLIDNAGKMSELQVLEEYLGKYQNKSLCVLNQKDKFTPQQIEETTNYVKTAFKEFFSDVIPISARQALESRSHDKKVMMEETLESFMHALHVKLQNGGEKLDFSGIEHDFKTYQTTLDSILQSDLGANLKLLEESNIDKVLDFIRNEIQPKSTQSKEFAIKKEVKEIVSKLIAQHQLFLCIYDELLEEIVRFETEAKGLFSDLKSKFSHDLKSAFMRIEQIIETIADAIYNQMSSEKLTRYEAQKAGLFSKQATFVPFEYQAPKINSDLIYKSLFYEENLIGKMFKQYVKNLGAIQNEVNDKNRLVYRSLEQGILKWQAPYEVIRKSEELHSDIEFANMRRFASKAYESILKPFNDEIAASYAKISSEFNHLSSAVSFNYQNATEVCVAFLENKIEKSVKLYEENPTKFSLYTPKLDEIKERLRTSFHLYELENMMNTRNTFLSKDYDRLISQFTAIKEEKVAFLEERKARHYKILEQIEALVKEVE, from the coding sequence ATGAGTCTTATTGAAAGTTTTGTGACCTCCTACAAAGAGCACTTTTTAAAAGTCATTCCCCAGTTTGATGCAACCCTTTTAGGCGCACTCAAAAAAGTACAATATGTGCTTCTTGGTGAAGAGCAACTGCCTTCCATTCAACTCAAAAAAGCACTGGATCGCCTTCAAATGCGCTCAGAAGAGCCGATGAAAGTCGCCATCACAGGACAGTTTTCAAGTGGTAAATCAACCTTCCTCAACGCGCTTTTAGCCAAAAGTATTTTACCCACAGGCATTACGCCCGTGACGTCCAAAGTCAATTACATTCGTTACGGAGAAGAGTTTAAAATCCGTGTGCGCTATAAAGATGGGCGTGATGAATACCATGACATCAACACGATTGCGCACTTTACCGACCAGAGAGAGCATGTAGAAGACATCGCGTACTTAGTTCTTTATGCACCACTTAATATTCTCAAAGACGTTGTGTTTGTCGATACACCAGGACTTAATTCCCAAGCGGCGAGTGACACGCAAACAACTGAAAAAGTGCTCAAAGAAGTCGATGGCATTATCTGGCTGACACTCATCGACAATGCAGGAAAAATGAGTGAGCTTCAGGTCTTAGAAGAGTATCTTGGAAAGTACCAAAACAAGTCACTCTGCGTGCTCAATCAAAAAGATAAATTTACACCCCAACAAATCGAAGAGACGACGAATTACGTTAAAACAGCGTTTAAAGAGTTTTTTAGTGATGTCATCCCAATCTCGGCGCGCCAAGCGTTGGAGTCCCGCAGTCACGACAAAAAAGTGATGATGGAAGAGACGTTAGAATCGTTTATGCACGCTTTACATGTAAAGCTTCAAAACGGTGGCGAGAAGCTTGATTTTAGTGGCATTGAGCATGATTTTAAGACGTATCAAACCACGCTGGATTCGATCTTACAAAGTGACTTGGGTGCCAATCTTAAGCTCTTGGAAGAGTCCAACATCGACAAAGTTTTGGACTTCATTCGCAATGAGATTCAACCCAAATCGACCCAATCCAAAGAGTTCGCGATCAAAAAAGAGGTCAAAGAGATCGTCTCTAAACTCATCGCACAGCATCAGCTTTTCCTCTGCATTTACGATGAACTTTTAGAAGAGATCGTCCGTTTTGAAACCGAAGCCAAAGGGCTTTTTAGCGATCTTAAAAGCAAATTTTCACACGATCTTAAGAGTGCGTTTATGCGCATTGAACAGATCATCGAAACGATTGCGGACGCGATTTATAACCAAATGAGCAGTGAGAAGCTGACACGCTACGAAGCCCAAAAAGCAGGACTTTTTAGCAAACAGGCAACGTTTGTTCCTTTTGAATACCAAGCGCCTAAAATCAACTCCGATCTCATCTATAAAAGCCTCTTTTACGAAGAGAATCTCATTGGCAAAATGTTCAAACAGTATGTGAAAAATTTAGGCGCCATCCAAAACGAAGTTAACGACAAAAACCGTTTGGTCTATCGCTCTTTGGAGCAGGGCATTTTGAAATGGCAAGCGCCCTACGAAGTGATTCGCAAAAGTGAAGAGCTTCACTCCGACATCGAGTTTGCCAACATGCGCCGTTTCGCCTCCAAGGCGTACGAGAGCATTTTGAAGCCTTTCAATGATGAGATTGCAGCTTCGTACGCGAAGATCAGCTCTGAGTTTAACCATCTTTCCAGTGCGGTGAGTTTTAACTACCAAAACGCCACTGAAGTGTGTGTCGCATTTTTGGAAAACAAGATCGAAAAGTCCGTCAAACTGTACGAGGAAAACCCCACAAAATTTTCACTCTATACTCCCAAACTCGATGAGATCAAAGAGCGTCTTAGAACGTCGTTTCATCTCTACGAGCTTGAAAACATGATGAACACACGCAACACGTTTTTGAGTAAAGATTACGACCGTCTCATCAGCCAATTTACCGCCATAAAAGAGGAAAAAGTAGCGTTCTTGGAAGAGCGAAAAGCGCGCCACTACAAGATTTTAGAGCAGATAGAAGCATTGGTTAAAGAGGTAGAATAA
- a CDS encoding AI-2E family transporter translates to MNEHRFFLTAIFLAVLFSIIKLYQPFLMIIAIASLLAMATYNLNFKLYGVTKNRHIAAVLSTMLLSLLLFGPIVYTITSVGSIVNNFDFSMIERVQAYLHTLDYKLPAPLAFMQAPLDDFINSLNIAQLSSTALSYFGSIGKNSAGFLKDMLLIVVFFFFALLNGKDLVDYFKSVMPIDAKEVNIVFSEVTNVMSVVFYSILLSAILQGALFSFIGMYFGYDGLLLGIFYGFASLIPVIGGAIMWIPLCAIEVAHGNTTTAIIIATYSIVVISIIADTFIKPLIIKYINDKMVKTPTAVNELLIFFAIFAGLTTFGFWGMILGPAITTLFISLLKLYKLLKEKHYM, encoded by the coding sequence ATGAATGAACATCGCTTCTTTTTAACGGCCATTTTTCTAGCCGTTCTCTTTTCAATTATTAAACTCTATCAGCCTTTTTTGATGATTATCGCTATTGCATCCCTGCTTGCCATGGCGACGTACAATCTCAATTTCAAACTCTATGGAGTCACTAAAAACAGGCATATTGCGGCGGTTTTATCCACTATGCTTCTCTCTTTACTTCTTTTTGGTCCAATCGTCTATACCATCACTTCGGTGGGTAGCATTGTGAACAATTTTGATTTTTCGATGATCGAGCGCGTTCAAGCGTATCTGCATACACTCGATTACAAACTGCCAGCTCCGCTTGCTTTTATGCAAGCACCCTTGGATGATTTTATCAACTCACTGAATATCGCTCAGCTCTCAAGTACAGCACTTTCGTATTTTGGATCTATCGGCAAAAACAGTGCTGGCTTTTTAAAAGATATGCTTCTTATTGTTGTCTTTTTCTTCTTTGCACTCCTAAATGGCAAAGATTTGGTGGATTATTTTAAAAGCGTGATGCCCATTGATGCCAAAGAGGTCAATATCGTCTTCTCCGAAGTCACCAATGTGATGAGTGTGGTTTTCTACTCCATTTTGCTCAGCGCCATTTTACAAGGTGCGCTTTTCTCTTTTATCGGCATGTACTTTGGCTATGACGGACTATTACTGGGCATTTTCTACGGTTTTGCATCGCTCATTCCCGTCATCGGAGGAGCCATCATGTGGATTCCACTCTGCGCGATTGAAGTAGCACATGGCAATACCACCACAGCGATTATCATCGCGACCTACTCAATTGTCGTGATCTCCATCATCGCTGACACCTTCATCAAACCACTTATCATCAAATACATCAACGACAAGATGGTCAAAACACCTACCGCCGTCAATGAACTTTTGATTTTCTTCGCAATTTTTGCAGGACTCACAACGTTTGGTTTTTGGGGAATGATCCTTGGACCTGCTATTACTACGCTCTTTATATCGCTTTTGAAACTCTACAAACTGCTCAAAGAGAAACATTACATGTAA
- the ruvB gene encoding Holliday junction branch migration DNA helicase RuvB, giving the protein MERIVEIEKISFENEYEKSLRPSSFEDYIGQEKIKKNLQVFIQAAQKRSECLDHILFFGPPGLGKTTLAHIISNEMRANMKITAAPMIEKSGDLAAILTNLQEGDILFIDEIHRLSPAIEEILYPAMEDFRLDIIIGSGPAAQTIKIDLPHFTLIGATTRAGMISSPLRDRFGMHFRLQFYTKDELSIIITKASHKLEKICLQDAAHEMARRSRGTPRIALRLLKRIRDYADVVDEESISIERAQYGLNELGVNDLGFDELDIKYLELLLQSKGRPLGLSTMAAALSEDEGTIEDVIEPYLLANSYIERTARGRVATPKTYELFRLTPPILQNGLFEDHV; this is encoded by the coding sequence ATGGAACGCATCGTCGAAATCGAAAAAATCTCTTTTGAGAACGAGTATGAAAAAAGTTTGCGCCCCTCTTCGTTTGAAGATTACATCGGGCAAGAGAAGATCAAAAAAAATTTACAAGTCTTCATCCAAGCGGCACAAAAACGTTCCGAGTGTTTAGACCACATTCTCTTTTTTGGCCCTCCGGGTCTTGGAAAGACGACTTTAGCGCATATCATCTCCAACGAAATGCGTGCCAATATGAAAATAACCGCGGCACCGATGATCGAAAAAAGTGGCGATTTAGCTGCTATTTTGACCAATCTTCAAGAAGGAGACATTCTCTTCATCGATGAGATTCACAGGCTTTCGCCTGCCATTGAAGAGATTCTCTACCCTGCGATGGAAGATTTTCGTCTGGACATCATCATCGGTTCAGGCCCTGCGGCACAAACGATCAAGATCGACCTGCCCCATTTTACCCTGATAGGAGCGACCACGAGAGCGGGTATGATTAGCTCGCCACTTCGCGATCGTTTTGGAATGCACTTTCGCCTACAGTTTTACACCAAAGATGAACTCTCCATCATCATCACCAAAGCGTCTCATAAACTGGAGAAAATATGTCTTCAAGATGCTGCACATGAGATGGCAAGACGTTCACGTGGAACTCCGAGAATTGCGCTTCGTCTTTTGAAACGTATTCGTGATTATGCGGATGTGGTGGATGAAGAGAGCATTAGCATTGAGAGAGCGCAATATGGCTTGAATGAACTGGGTGTCAACGACCTTGGTTTTGATGAACTCGATATTAAATACCTCGAATTACTACTGCAAAGCAAAGGTCGCCCTTTGGGTCTAAGCACGATGGCAGCAGCGCTGAGTGAAGATGAAGGCACCATCGAAGATGTCATCGAACCCTATTTGCTGGCGAACAGTTACATCGAACGAACAGCGCGAGGAAGAGTTGCAACGCCTAAAACGTATGAGCTTTTTCGTCTCACCCCACCGATTTTGCAAAATGGATTATTTGAGGACCATGTATGA
- the panB gene encoding 3-methyl-2-oxobutanoate hydroxymethyltransferase — MKTITSIKQHKGKTPLSVITAYDALFASLFDQKVDIILVGDSLNMSFNAKPDTLSASMEVMLYHTKAVCAGAKETFIVCDMPFGTYTDEKMALHNASLVYSQTNAHAVKIEGGVSRAHIIRALTQNSVAVMGHIGLMPQYVRSEGGYKVRGRTEEDILALIEDAKAVEEAGAFSLVIEGVVEEAARRISEAISIPTIGIGAGKYTDGQVLVWSDMLGFFQAFQPKFVKRYLEGATLVQDAVDAYVKEVQERSFPEASYTYTK, encoded by the coding sequence ATGAAAACAATTACATCCATTAAACAACACAAGGGGAAAACACCTCTTAGCGTCATTACCGCGTATGATGCACTTTTTGCTTCACTGTTCGATCAAAAGGTCGACATCATCCTCGTTGGCGATAGCCTCAATATGAGTTTCAATGCCAAACCAGACACTCTCTCCGCTAGCATGGAAGTGATGTTGTACCATACCAAAGCAGTGTGTGCGGGTGCTAAAGAAACTTTTATCGTTTGCGATATGCCTTTTGGAACCTACACCGATGAGAAGATGGCACTTCATAACGCATCTCTCGTTTACAGCCAAACCAATGCGCATGCCGTTAAGATTGAAGGTGGTGTGAGTCGCGCTCACATCATAAGAGCACTCACGCAAAACTCTGTTGCCGTTATGGGGCACATCGGATTAATGCCTCAGTACGTACGCAGTGAAGGTGGCTATAAAGTACGTGGGCGCACGGAAGAGGACATACTTGCCTTAATCGAAGATGCCAAAGCCGTTGAAGAGGCGGGTGCCTTTAGTTTGGTCATCGAAGGGGTTGTTGAAGAAGCCGCACGTCGTATTTCTGAAGCAATTTCTATTCCTACCATTGGCATTGGAGCTGGTAAATACACTGATGGTCAAGTTTTAGTTTGGAGCGACATGCTTGGTTTCTTTCAAGCATTTCAACCTAAATTTGTCAAACGCTATTTAGAAGGTGCCACGCTGGTTCAAGACGCCGTTGATGCCTATGTCAAAGAGGTGCAAGAGCGAAGTTTTCCTGAAGCTTCTTACACCTATACAAAGTGA
- a CDS encoding Hpt domain-containing protein yields MGVLAQLEVEFDIEIVGDFISHYAIMFENMEPLIIGLSKKERYADNIGDIFRIFHNMKSAAGFLKLDPIIKLAVLCEDIVEEARVLKGPASEEFIDWLLLVSDQFEKYRKDVEDDADFFTVLNPLIIKVPHTLERA; encoded by the coding sequence ATGGGTGTTTTGGCACAATTGGAAGTTGAATTTGACATCGAAATTGTAGGAGATTTTATCTCTCACTATGCCATTATGTTTGAAAATATGGAACCTCTGATTATTGGGCTCAGCAAAAAAGAGCGTTATGCTGACAATATCGGAGACATTTTTCGCATTTTTCACAATATGAAATCAGCCGCAGGATTTTTAAAACTGGATCCTATTATTAAACTGGCAGTCTTGTGTGAAGATATCGTCGAAGAAGCGCGCGTCCTTAAAGGCCCTGCAAGCGAAGAGTTTATTGACTGGTTATTATTAGTCAGTGATCAGTTTGAAAAGTACCGCAAAGATGTCGAAGATGATGCTGATTTTTTTACCGTTTTAAATCCCTTGATTATTAAAGTACCTCATACGTTGGAGAGAGCGTGA